In the Corynebacterium gerontici genome, one interval contains:
- a CDS encoding Ppx/GppA phosphatase family protein — MRLGVLDVGSNTVHMVVVDAKQGGQPSPMSDWKTTLKLVEYLDSDGALSGKGVRKLTNFIEEAKDVAEKLGCEEIMPFATSAVRSASNADDVLDHVERETGVRLEILSGTDEARLTFLAVRRWYGWSAGRIINLDIGGGSLEMSCGTQEEPDAAFSLDLGAARLTHNWFDSDPPSRKTINLLRDFIDAELDEPAKALRAYGPKWRAAATSKTFRTLARLTGAAPSSAGMYVQRELTAAGLRQLIAFISRMTAADRAELEGVSSNRSHQIVAGALVAEAAMRALELERIEICPWALREGVILRRLEQGVSPQTTRPKGRGGNKE; from the coding sequence GTGCGATTAGGTGTATTGGACGTGGGAAGCAATACCGTTCATATGGTTGTGGTGGACGCCAAGCAAGGTGGCCAGCCAAGCCCAATGAGCGATTGGAAGACCACCCTGAAGTTGGTTGAGTACCTCGATAGCGACGGTGCCCTCAGTGGCAAGGGCGTGCGTAAGCTCACCAACTTCATTGAAGAAGCCAAAGATGTAGCAGAGAAACTTGGTTGCGAGGAAATCATGCCCTTTGCAACCTCAGCCGTGCGCTCGGCCAGCAACGCCGATGATGTGCTCGATCACGTCGAGCGTGAAACGGGTGTGCGCTTGGAGATCCTCTCTGGCACCGATGAAGCGCGATTGACCTTTCTCGCTGTCCGCCGCTGGTACGGATGGTCTGCAGGGCGCATCATTAACCTCGATATCGGTGGCGGTTCCCTGGAGATGTCCTGCGGGACGCAGGAGGAGCCGGATGCGGCATTTTCCTTGGACTTGGGTGCCGCGCGTTTGACCCACAATTGGTTCGATTCCGATCCGCCTTCACGTAAAACGATCAATCTTCTACGTGATTTTATCGACGCCGAATTGGACGAGCCTGCAAAAGCGCTGCGAGCCTATGGGCCGAAGTGGCGCGCGGCGGCGACGTCAAAAACCTTCCGTACGCTGGCGCGACTCACCGGCGCGGCGCCTTCTTCTGCCGGAATGTACGTGCAACGAGAGCTTACAGCGGCGGGTTTGCGACAATTGATTGCCTTCATTTCTCGCATGACAGCGGCTGACCGTGCAGAATTAGAAGGAGTAAGTTCCAATCGCTCGCACCAGATTGTGGCTGGCGCACTCGTTGCCGAAGCAGCGATGCGGGCCTTGGAGCTTGAAAGAATTGAGATTTGTCCTTGGGCGCTACGCGAGGGAGTAATCCTTCGTCGTCTCGAACAAGGAGTGTCCCCACAGACGACCCGGCCGAAGGGCCGAGGAGGTAACAAGGAGTAA
- a CDS encoding response regulator transcription factor, whose protein sequence is MTTILLVEDEASLADPLAFLLKKEGFEVIHAADGPTALEYFRSNDIDIVLLDLMLPGMSGTDVCKELRATSQVPVIMVTARDSEIDKVVGLELGADDYVTKPYSSRELIARIRAVLRRGGEPAMYEEEEDEQLLEGGRVRMDVERHTVTVEGEVVQMPLKEFDLLEYLLRNAGRVLTRGQLIDRIWGADYVGDTKTLDVHVKRLRSKIELEPKSPRNLITVRGLGYKFEL, encoded by the coding sequence GTGACCACAATCTTGCTCGTTGAGGATGAAGCATCGCTTGCAGATCCCTTGGCCTTTCTGCTGAAAAAAGAGGGTTTCGAAGTCATCCACGCGGCCGACGGCCCCACCGCGTTGGAATACTTCCGCAGCAACGACATCGACATTGTGCTGCTGGACCTCATGCTTCCGGGCATGTCTGGTACGGACGTCTGCAAGGAGCTGCGGGCAACCTCGCAGGTGCCAGTGATTATGGTGACCGCCCGCGATTCTGAGATCGACAAAGTAGTGGGGCTTGAATTGGGGGCGGACGACTACGTAACCAAGCCCTATTCCTCCCGAGAACTGATCGCCCGCATCCGCGCCGTCCTGCGCCGCGGTGGTGAGCCCGCCATGTACGAGGAAGAAGAAGACGAGCAGCTGCTTGAAGGCGGCCGCGTGCGCATGGACGTGGAGCGCCACACCGTGACCGTCGAAGGTGAAGTGGTGCAGATGCCACTGAAGGAGTTCGACCTTTTGGAATATTTGCTGCGTAATGCGGGCAGAGTGCTCACCCGCGGCCAGCTCATCGACCGAATCTGGGGAGCCGACTACGTCGGCGACACGAAAACCCTCGATGTGCACGTCAAGCGCTTGCGCTCCAAGATCGAGCTTGAGCCAAAGTCTCCGCGTAACCTCATTACTGTTCGGGGTCTTGGCTACAAGTTTGAGCTTTAA
- a CDS encoding sensor histidine kinase: MTLLAAFFLGVVVAGLALPAFQWLKKRVRRYRSATTLNANKVTTVSQVLHLTVQGSPTGVTVIDRTGAVLLSNTPAHEMGIVHERSLNPDIWKQAELVFEDQETHSVELATDQRRPGGRITSVRAVVQPLSLVDDRFVVVFSTDESESQRMESARRDFVANVSHELKTPVGGMALLAEALMEASDDPEQVAYFGERLHSEAHRLADMINELISLSKLQGAEALPDMSPVDIDDVVDEALARNYLAAENAGIELSRTKRAGVQVMGDKNLLVTALSNLVSNAINYSPNAMPVSVSTKVASGDRVLIRVIDRGIGIDPADQKRVFERFFRVDKARSRSTGGTGLGLAIVKHVAANHGGTVKLWSRPGAGSTFSIELPVATQQRGEPETLDPEVSPRLSGSLRTGVPRVGVRRKEKP, from the coding sequence GTGACACTTCTAGCAGCTTTTTTCCTGGGCGTGGTCGTAGCCGGCCTCGCCCTACCGGCATTTCAGTGGCTGAAAAAACGCGTGCGCCGCTATCGTTCGGCAACCACTTTGAATGCGAATAAGGTCACCACTGTCAGCCAGGTCCTTCACCTAACGGTGCAGGGTTCGCCCACTGGGGTGACGGTGATCGACCGTACTGGCGCCGTGTTGCTTTCCAACACGCCCGCGCACGAGATGGGCATTGTCCACGAGCGTTCATTGAATCCTGACATTTGGAAGCAGGCGGAGCTTGTGTTCGAGGATCAAGAGACGCATTCGGTGGAATTGGCCACGGATCAACGCCGACCAGGTGGCCGTATCACCTCGGTACGCGCGGTGGTTCAGCCGCTTTCGCTTGTCGACGATCGCTTCGTGGTCGTTTTCTCCACAGATGAATCCGAGAGCCAGCGCATGGAATCGGCTCGGCGTGACTTTGTGGCCAACGTTTCCCACGAGCTGAAAACGCCGGTGGGTGGCATGGCGCTGCTGGCTGAGGCACTCATGGAGGCATCCGATGATCCAGAGCAGGTGGCGTACTTCGGGGAACGCCTGCATAGCGAGGCACATCGTTTGGCCGACATGATCAATGAGCTGATCTCGCTTTCCAAGCTGCAGGGAGCAGAAGCACTGCCTGACATGAGCCCGGTAGACATTGACGATGTGGTGGATGAGGCGCTGGCTCGCAACTACCTGGCGGCGGAAAACGCGGGCATCGAACTCAGCCGGACCAAACGTGCTGGGGTGCAGGTGATGGGTGACAAGAATCTACTGGTCACCGCGCTTTCTAATCTGGTGAGCAACGCCATCAACTACTCGCCGAACGCGATGCCGGTCTCGGTGAGCACGAAGGTGGCCTCGGGTGATCGCGTGTTGATCCGCGTCATCGATCGCGGCATCGGCATTGATCCCGCCGATCAGAAGCGCGTGTTCGAGCGTTTCTTCCGTGTGGATAAAGCTCGTTCGCGATCTACCGGCGGAACGGGCCTGGGGTTGGCTATCGTTAAACATGTGGCTGCGAACCACGGGGGCACTGTGAAGCTCTGGTCGCGCCCTGGAGCAGGATCAACGTTTAGCATCGAGCTGCCCGTGGCCACACAGCAACGTGGAGAACCTGAGACTTTAGACCCCGAAGTTTCGCCAAGACTCTCCGGCTCGCTGAGAACCGGTGTGCCGAGGGTGGGAGTCAGACGAAAGGAAAAGCCGTGA
- a CDS encoding phosphoglyceromutase, translating to MSNGKLILLRHGQSEWNASNQFTGWVDVNLTEKGEAEARRGGELLKREGVLPEVVYTSLLRRAIRTANIALNAADRHWIPVVRDWRLNERHYGALQGLNKAETKDKYGEEQFMAWRRSYDTPPPALENDAEYSQANDVRYADLDTVPQTECLKDVVERFVPYFEEEILPRAKKGETVLIAAHGNSLRALVKHLDGISDADIAELNIPTGIPLVYELDADGKVQNPGGTYLDPEAAAAGAAAVAAQGGK from the coding sequence ATGAGTAACGGCAAATTGATTCTTCTGCGTCACGGCCAGAGTGAATGGAACGCTTCAAACCAATTCACCGGCTGGGTGGACGTGAACCTCACCGAAAAGGGCGAAGCAGAGGCTCGTCGTGGCGGCGAACTGCTCAAGCGAGAAGGCGTGCTACCAGAGGTCGTGTACACCTCGCTGCTGCGTCGCGCCATCCGCACCGCCAACATTGCGCTGAATGCCGCTGATCGCCACTGGATTCCCGTGGTGCGCGACTGGCGCCTGAACGAACGCCACTACGGTGCGCTGCAGGGCCTGAACAAGGCAGAGACCAAGGACAAGTACGGTGAGGAACAGTTCATGGCGTGGCGCCGTTCCTACGACACCCCGCCACCGGCGCTCGAGAACGACGCCGAGTACTCCCAGGCCAACGACGTCCGCTACGCGGATCTGGACACCGTGCCACAGACCGAGTGCCTCAAGGATGTTGTTGAGCGCTTCGTTCCTTATTTCGAGGAAGAAATCCTGCCACGCGCTAAGAAGGGTGAAACCGTGCTTATCGCTGCTCACGGCAACTCCCTGCGCGCGTTGGTGAAGCACCTGGACGGCATCTCGGATGCAGACATTGCAGAGCTGAACATCCCCACCGGTATCCCGCTGGTGTACGAGCTCGATGCTGATGGCAAGGTGCAGAACCCTGGTGGTACCTACCTTGATCCCGAGGCTGCTGCCGCAGGCGCCGCTGCTGTAGCTGCCCAGGGCGGCAAGTAA
- the mshA gene encoding D-inositol-3-phosphate glycosyltransferase, producing MRIAMISMHTSPLQQPGSGDAGGMNVYVLATARELARRGVEVDVFTRATRPSQGHVVDVEPGLRVINVVAGPYEGLSKEELPTQLAAFAGGVLQFVRCEQIRYNLIHSHYWLSGQVGWLLRDLWHVPLVHTAHTLAAVKNSHRTPTDTQESDARRICEQQLVDNADVLVVNTPEETNDLVRHYDAEPEKVAVIAPGADVELFTPGQQRNTEQARRNLGIPMHTKVVAFVGRLQEFKGPQVLLRAVAELLRRDPARDMRVIMCGGPSGAQATVEHYTELARSLGICHRVRFLDPRPPEELVAIFQAADVVAVPSYNESFGLVAIEAQACGTPVIAARVGGLPMAVLDGETGLLVHDHEPETWADAIAELLDDDPTRIAMGVAAREHAAHFTWAQAAEKLESVYVEALEFELNVCHDRKPEGA from the coding sequence ATGCGTATCGCGATGATTTCCATGCATACCTCGCCCCTGCAGCAGCCGGGTTCGGGGGACGCTGGTGGCATGAACGTCTATGTGCTGGCTACGGCCCGTGAGCTGGCGCGCCGGGGTGTGGAAGTGGACGTGTTCACTCGCGCTACCCGCCCAAGCCAAGGCCACGTGGTGGATGTGGAGCCGGGGCTGCGGGTGATCAACGTGGTGGCGGGGCCTTACGAGGGCTTGTCCAAGGAGGAGCTGCCAACCCAATTGGCGGCATTCGCGGGCGGTGTGCTGCAGTTCGTTCGCTGCGAACAGATCCGCTATAACCTCATCCACTCCCACTATTGGCTCTCAGGGCAGGTGGGCTGGTTGCTCCGCGACCTCTGGCACGTTCCCCTGGTACACACCGCGCACACGCTCGCGGCGGTGAAGAACTCGCACCGCACCCCCACTGACACGCAGGAGTCCGATGCTCGGCGCATCTGCGAGCAACAATTGGTGGATAACGCGGATGTTTTAGTGGTGAATACCCCAGAGGAAACTAACGATCTGGTCCGTCATTACGACGCCGAGCCTGAAAAGGTGGCGGTGATCGCCCCGGGCGCAGACGTTGAACTCTTCACCCCAGGTCAGCAGCGCAATACAGAACAGGCGCGGCGTAATTTGGGCATCCCCATGCACACCAAAGTGGTGGCGTTTGTTGGGCGGCTCCAGGAATTCAAAGGGCCTCAGGTTCTCTTGAGGGCTGTCGCGGAACTGCTGCGGCGCGATCCCGCACGCGATATGCGGGTGATTATGTGTGGCGGCCCCTCGGGAGCCCAGGCCACCGTGGAGCACTACACCGAGCTTGCCCGATCGCTTGGGATTTGCCACCGGGTTCGCTTCTTGGATCCGCGTCCGCCGGAGGAACTCGTCGCTATTTTCCAGGCGGCCGACGTGGTGGCGGTGCCCTCCTATAACGAGTCCTTCGGGCTTGTCGCGATCGAGGCGCAGGCGTGCGGAACGCCAGTGATTGCGGCGCGCGTAGGTGGGTTGCCCATGGCCGTGCTCGACGGCGAAACTGGATTGCTGGTTCATGATCACGAGCCTGAGACCTGGGCTGATGCCATCGCAGAGTTACTTGACGACGATCCAACGCGCATCGCCATGGGCGTGGCGGCCAGAGAGCACGCCGCGCATTTCACGTGGGCACAGGCGGCGGAGAAGCTCGAGAGTGTGTATGTGGAGGCGTTGGAGTTTGAGCTCAATGTCTGCCACGATCGGAAACCCGAGGGCGCTTGA
- a CDS encoding D-hexose-6-phosphate mutarotase, with translation MSFVNAASHELLANASLKISPAGGHITSASTGDGEIFYLSSNANFGVGESIRGGVPVIAPWFGGLLGKEPSHGWARRELWEVSEKPTGFVAKIRHDDFCLELSALNDGDVVEIRLQATNRSSSPTTVQLALHPYFAVNDIEDTAIRGLGGTRALNQVTGEECSLPKEIRFDGQYDNIAHEARRAVIDDGQRRIEVSPIGADATVVWNPGEALAATMADVGEGEWKKFVCVEPALLGDNFKGVRLRSGDSAEVGMRIRVEAIEH, from the coding sequence ATGTCTTTTGTCAACGCTGCTAGCCATGAGTTGCTCGCAAACGCCAGTCTGAAGATCAGCCCCGCAGGCGGCCACATCACCAGCGCCTCCACGGGCGATGGTGAGATCTTCTACCTCTCCTCGAACGCGAATTTTGGTGTTGGCGAGTCGATCCGTGGAGGCGTGCCGGTTATCGCGCCGTGGTTTGGCGGTTTGTTGGGCAAAGAACCATCGCATGGCTGGGCGCGCCGCGAACTGTGGGAGGTAAGCGAAAAGCCCACGGGCTTCGTTGCCAAGATCCGCCACGATGATTTCTGCTTGGAGCTCAGCGCGCTAAATGACGGAGATGTAGTGGAGATTCGCCTCCAAGCCACCAACCGAAGCTCGAGCCCCACCACAGTGCAGTTGGCGCTCCACCCGTATTTCGCTGTCAATGACATTGAGGACACTGCCATTCGCGGGCTCGGCGGCACCCGCGCATTGAACCAGGTCACGGGTGAAGAATGCTCGCTTCCTAAAGAGATCCGCTTTGATGGGCAGTACGACAATATCGCCCACGAGGCTCGTCGCGCGGTGATCGACGATGGGCAGCGGCGGATCGAGGTATCACCCATCGGCGCAGATGCGACGGTGGTGTGGAACCCGGGTGAAGCACTTGCGGCCACCATGGCAGACGTGGGCGAAGGTGAATGGAAGAAATTCGTCTGCGTTGAACCTGCGCTTTTAGGTGACAACTTTAAAGGTGTGCGCCTGCGCAGCGGCGATTCCGCCGAGGTGGGCATGCGAATCCGCGTCGAGGCGATCGAACACTAA
- a CDS encoding long-chain-fatty-acid--CoA ligase — translation MSALEEKSWLQYYGDWTPPTLEYGDTTLLDIYDNNLELNAHKPATYFFGRQMTYGELDKKVRSAAAGLRALGVRPGDHVAIVLPNCPQHIAAYFAVLKLGATVVEHNPLYTAHELEGPFKDHKARVAIVWDKAASTLEKLRHTTPLETIVSVNMVDAMPSLQRFALKLPVPMIRKQREALTADAPNTVPWNVLTGPALGGNGDDVKSCPEVTKESVALVLYTSGTTGAPKGAQLTHGGLFANLLQGKAWVQGLGDQEERLLGALPMFHAYGITIVLNLAVYIGGEIVLLPAPQIPLIMKIMKKHTPTWVPGVPTLYQKIVEAAEEKNISISGVRNSFSGASTLPTETVERWENLTGGLLVEGYGLTETSPIIVGNPMSSDRRPGYVGVPFPDTEIRIADPENLDETMPDGQEGEVLVRGPQVFKGYLNNPEATEKSFHDGWYRTGDVGIMEPDGFIRLVARIKEVIITGGFNVYPAEVEEVLRGHQDIVEATVVGLPRGDGSEQVVAAITLQAGAALDPEGLKDYCRENLTRYKVPRTFYHFEELPKDQLGKVRRRDVQDELLKKTKR, via the coding sequence ATGTCAGCGTTAGAAGAGAAGTCGTGGCTGCAATATTACGGCGATTGGACTCCCCCAACGTTGGAATACGGGGACACCACGTTGCTCGATATCTACGACAACAACCTTGAGCTGAACGCCCACAAGCCAGCCACGTATTTCTTCGGCCGCCAGATGACCTACGGCGAGCTGGACAAGAAGGTGCGCAGCGCCGCCGCTGGATTGCGGGCCCTGGGTGTGCGACCCGGTGATCACGTTGCGATCGTCCTTCCGAACTGTCCTCAGCACATCGCCGCCTATTTTGCGGTGCTCAAGCTCGGCGCCACCGTGGTAGAGCACAATCCGCTCTACACCGCACACGAGTTGGAGGGACCGTTTAAAGATCACAAGGCCAGGGTGGCCATCGTGTGGGATAAGGCGGCTTCCACCTTAGAGAAGCTGCGCCACACAACTCCGCTTGAAACTATCGTTTCAGTGAACATGGTGGACGCCATGCCTTCTTTGCAGCGCTTTGCGCTCAAACTCCCCGTACCGATGATCCGCAAGCAGCGCGAGGCGCTCACCGCAGACGCACCCAACACCGTGCCATGGAATGTGCTCACCGGCCCTGCTCTTGGTGGCAACGGCGATGATGTGAAGTCTTGCCCAGAAGTAACCAAGGAATCTGTGGCGCTGGTGCTCTACACCTCTGGCACGACGGGCGCCCCCAAGGGTGCGCAGCTCACCCACGGTGGGCTATTCGCCAATCTTTTGCAAGGTAAGGCATGGGTGCAGGGCCTCGGCGATCAAGAAGAGCGTCTATTGGGCGCGCTGCCCATGTTCCACGCCTATGGCATCACCATTGTGCTGAACCTGGCCGTATATATCGGTGGAGAAATCGTGCTGCTTCCCGCCCCGCAGATCCCACTGATCATGAAGATCATGAAGAAGCACACCCCGACGTGGGTGCCGGGCGTACCCACGTTGTATCAGAAGATTGTAGAGGCCGCCGAGGAGAAGAATATTTCTATCTCTGGCGTCCGCAATTCTTTCTCGGGCGCATCAACGTTGCCCACCGAAACCGTTGAACGCTGGGAGAACCTCACCGGCGGCCTGCTGGTGGAAGGCTACGGTCTTACGGAAACGTCTCCGATCATTGTGGGCAATCCCATGAGCTCCGATCGACGCCCCGGGTATGTAGGTGTGCCCTTCCCCGATACCGAGATTCGCATTGCGGACCCGGAGAACTTGGATGAGACCATGCCAGACGGACAGGAAGGCGAGGTGTTGGTTCGCGGCCCGCAGGTGTTCAAGGGCTACCTCAACAACCCCGAGGCCACAGAAAAGAGCTTCCACGACGGCTGGTACCGCACCGGCGACGTTGGCATCATGGAACCCGATGGCTTCATCCGCTTGGTGGCGCGCATCAAGGAAGTGATCATCACCGGCGGGTTTAATGTGTACCCCGCCGAGGTGGAAGAGGTGCTTCGCGGCCACCAGGACATTGTTGAGGCGACGGTGGTTGGTCTGCCGCGCGGCGACGGCTCCGAGCAGGTCGTTGCCGCTATCACCCTGCAAGCGGGCGCGGCGCTGGATCCTGAAGGCTTGAAGGATTATTGCCGCGAGAACCTCACCCGCTACAAAGTCCCGCGCACCTTCTACCACTTTGAGGAGCTGCCCAAGGATCAGCTTGGCAAGGTTCGTCGCCGCGATGTGCAAGACGAATTGTTGAAGAAGACCAAGCGCTAA
- a CDS encoding UDP-N-acetylmuramate dehydrogenase gives MLERALAIEGVTRTDERFADLTTLHVGGQPAVSLRCSSAEATCRVIELLDAHAVPLLVVGGGSNLVVADGSLPFAAVILDFDDIDIDVERAVLRADAGAVWDDVVASAVEAGLGGIECLSGIPGSAGATPVQNVGAYGCEIADVLSSVTLFNRESGQVERVEASALDLAYRYSNLKFTQRAVVLDIHLQLRADGLSAPLRFGELARVLEAQAEQRRPVKEVRDAVLALRTGKGMVYQPEDHDTWSAGSFFTNPIMTPEQAEKVRAVVVEKLGADVAASMPAFEVEGGVKLSAAWLIDRAGFAKGYPGEGAPARLSTKHTLALTNRGDAKAADIVALARDVRGGVEQAFGVTLEPEPVWVELEI, from the coding sequence ATTCTTGAACGAGCCCTGGCTATCGAGGGCGTTACGCGCACAGATGAGCGCTTCGCCGACCTCACCACGCTGCACGTTGGTGGACAGCCGGCGGTGAGCCTTCGCTGCAGCAGCGCTGAGGCCACGTGCCGTGTTATTGAGCTTCTCGACGCCCACGCGGTGCCCCTCCTCGTGGTTGGTGGGGGATCGAACCTGGTTGTTGCCGACGGCTCCTTGCCGTTTGCCGCTGTGATCCTGGACTTTGATGACATCGACATTGATGTGGAACGCGCTGTGCTGCGCGCCGATGCTGGTGCGGTGTGGGATGACGTAGTGGCAAGCGCCGTAGAGGCAGGCCTGGGAGGAATTGAGTGTCTCTCGGGAATCCCGGGCAGCGCCGGTGCAACGCCGGTGCAAAACGTGGGTGCCTACGGCTGTGAAATCGCCGATGTGCTCAGCAGCGTCACGCTCTTTAACCGCGAGTCTGGCCAAGTGGAGCGGGTCGAGGCTTCAGCTTTGGATCTAGCGTATCGCTATTCCAATTTGAAGTTCACACAGCGCGCGGTGGTCTTAGATATTCATCTGCAATTGCGCGCCGATGGGCTTTCTGCTCCGCTGCGTTTCGGCGAGCTCGCCCGCGTGCTAGAGGCGCAGGCGGAGCAGCGGCGTCCCGTGAAAGAAGTCCGCGACGCGGTGCTGGCGCTGCGAACAGGCAAGGGCATGGTGTACCAGCCAGAAGATCACGACACTTGGTCTGCGGGCTCATTTTTCACCAACCCCATTATGACCCCTGAGCAGGCAGAAAAGGTGCGTGCGGTGGTCGTCGAAAAGCTTGGAGCGGATGTTGCTGCGAGCATGCCCGCCTTTGAGGTCGAAGGTGGGGTGAAGCTTTCGGCGGCGTGGCTGATCGATCGCGCCGGGTTTGCCAAGGGCTATCCAGGCGAGGGCGCACCGGCGCGGCTATCCACCAAACACACCTTGGCGTTGACGAACCGCGGAGACGCCAAAGCCGCAGACATCGTTGCGTTGGCCCGAGATGTCCGCGGCGGCGTTGAGCAGGCCTTCGGGGTGACCCTTGAACCCGAACCCGTTTGGGTTGAGCTCGAGATTTAG
- a CDS encoding DUF2505 domain-containing protein: MTTRSENTVTIAQPAEKVHQALCNADYWAHITQHLSPEPGEVHEFNEQDSGAVATLFEVLPQELLPEAVRAMISQSLKVKRVVTVGALNDGQAQNSYTADVKGTPVDFKGDISLRGEGDSTVLEYANEVTVNIPFMGGAIEPKVAEALGELFDNEGKLTEQWIAENL, from the coding sequence ATGACCACACGAAGCGAGAACACCGTAACGATCGCACAGCCTGCCGAAAAGGTGCACCAGGCGCTCTGCAACGCCGACTACTGGGCACACATTACCCAGCACCTTTCGCCAGAGCCGGGCGAGGTACACGAGTTCAACGAACAAGACAGCGGCGCAGTGGCAACCCTGTTTGAAGTGCTGCCCCAGGAGCTGCTGCCTGAGGCAGTCCGCGCGATGATCAGCCAATCGCTGAAGGTGAAGCGCGTTGTCACCGTAGGCGCGCTCAACGACGGGCAAGCGCAGAACTCCTACACCGCAGACGTCAAGGGCACTCCCGTGGACTTCAAGGGCGACATCAGCCTTCGCGGCGAAGGCGATAGCACCGTGCTCGAGTATGCCAATGAAGTCACCGTGAACATCCCCTTCATGGGCGGCGCCATCGAACCCAAGGTGGCAGAGGCACTCGGTGAACTCTTCGACAACGAAGGCAAGCTCACCGAACAGTGGATCGCAGAAAACCTCTAA
- a CDS encoding class I SAM-dependent methyltransferase: protein MADHAHNKRAEFARAGRLWRPIGVITRGTTNQNRLRRFDRWMANDPAVRGILQGAAAPIALDVGYGASATTTVEWAGWLRRIREDVRVIGLEIDPERIQPDQHGVHFALGGFELAGYTPQLVRAFNVLRQYDVEQVAAAWDTVCSRLAPGGLFVEGTCDELGRRSTWITLDAAGPRSLTLAWDPLHTNYPSEIAERLPKALIHRNVPGERIHTLLQACDRAWEHAAGYAPFGPRERWREARRMLATEWPITPPRRRLSDNLLTVKWELVAP from the coding sequence ATGGCCGACCACGCCCACAATAAGCGAGCCGAGTTCGCCCGGGCGGGTCGGCTTTGGCGTCCCATCGGCGTGATCACCCGTGGCACCACCAACCAAAACCGCCTTCGGCGCTTCGACCGGTGGATGGCCAATGACCCAGCGGTGCGCGGCATACTCCAAGGCGCCGCTGCACCGATTGCGCTGGATGTAGGCTACGGGGCCTCCGCCACCACCACCGTGGAATGGGCCGGATGGCTTCGGCGCATCCGTGAGGATGTGCGCGTGATTGGCCTAGAGATCGACCCCGAACGCATCCAACCCGATCAGCACGGCGTGCACTTTGCCCTCGGCGGCTTTGAGCTGGCGGGCTATACCCCGCAGCTCGTTCGCGCCTTCAACGTTCTGCGGCAATACGACGTGGAGCAAGTGGCCGCGGCGTGGGACACCGTGTGCTCCAGGCTCGCCCCCGGAGGACTGTTTGTTGAGGGCACATGTGATGAACTTGGGCGCCGCAGCACCTGGATCACCCTGGATGCCGCCGGGCCGCGAAGCCTCACACTGGCGTGGGATCCGTTGCACACCAACTATCCCTCCGAGATCGCAGAGCGACTGCCCAAGGCGCTGATTCATCGCAACGTCCCGGGTGAACGCATCCACACCCTGCTCCAAGCCTGCGACCGTGCCTGGGAACACGCCGCAGGTTACGCGCCCTTCGGGCCAAGGGAACGGTGGCGAGAAGCAAGGCGGATGCTCGCCACCGAATGGCCGATCACCCCGCCACGCAGAAGGCTGAGCGATAACCTGCTCACCGTTAAATGGGAACTCGTAGCGCCCTGA
- a CDS encoding LmeA family phospholipid-binding protein yields MSKTSNGSVFQIILSIIAVLLIVLIGAEFGTRWYITKQIRDEVGQSADGREAEVSLGSSPVLLGMLQKDVNHVEITTPDTVKIEQPAAPNAVPTINGTPDAHIVIEHLDISDPDHLIAKDIDLTTDLSNEFLLANLQLYLENALPQQAPESSNPLGALVNDLLHKSVRVSDVRSNPQAGTMEVEFTDGAAKVELKPRAKDGQITFEAKGASVLGLSMPSAVSDALTQALKQAAGSIDVGLSFKKVTVLDDGMSVELEGHDVDLNELSAENNFGPSI; encoded by the coding sequence GTGAGCAAAACATCAAATGGATCCGTGTTCCAAATTATCCTGAGCATCATCGCCGTGCTGCTGATCGTCCTCATTGGCGCGGAGTTCGGTACCCGCTGGTACATCACCAAGCAGATCCGCGATGAGGTTGGCCAAAGCGCTGATGGTCGCGAGGCAGAGGTCTCCCTCGGCAGCTCCCCTGTGCTGCTTGGCATGCTGCAAAAAGACGTCAACCACGTAGAAATCACCACCCCCGACACGGTGAAGATTGAACAGCCCGCAGCCCCCAACGCTGTGCCTACGATCAACGGCACACCAGACGCCCACATCGTGATCGAACACCTGGATATTTCCGACCCGGACCACCTGATTGCCAAGGATATTGATCTCACCACCGACCTGAGCAATGAGTTTCTTCTGGCAAATCTCCAGCTGTACCTCGAAAACGCATTGCCGCAGCAGGCACCCGAAAGCAGCAATCCTCTAGGCGCGCTCGTCAACGATCTGCTGCACAAGAGCGTCCGAGTCAGCGACGTACGCTCCAACCCTCAAGCGGGCACCATGGAAGTGGAATTCACCGACGGCGCCGCAAAAGTAGAACTCAAACCCAGGGCGAAAGACGGGCAGATCACCTTTGAGGCAAAGGGGGCTTCGGTGCTGGGACTCAGCATGCCTAGTGCCGTATCCGACGCTCTGACGCAAGCACTCAAACAAGCTGCAGGCAGCATCGACGTTGGACTCAGCTTCAAAAAAGTCACCGTTCTCGACGATGGCATGTCCGTTGAGCTTGAAGGCCACGACGTGGATCTCAATGAACTATCAGCGGAGAATAACTTCGGGCCATCCATCTAG